A stretch of Schaalia odontolytica DNA encodes these proteins:
- a CDS encoding LPXTG cell wall anchor domain-containing protein — MRLSKKLVIAALGSATLVLNPLAALAAGPTIEDTDGPLVRIAISDTLNCSINYKGDRYNEFYNDNSTTDPADCGTFLAVGSELFGPGELNSRQARSMSAIAWTPVSQSKSGTGTQADPWVLTTVVRGGGFEITQTDTYSTGNDFYATTSSVKNISDVAQDFTLYHAADCYLQDDDYGFGEYDANTGTVICRAKDPETGGHSDRGRVEQFVPTTAGSNYYYGGFYEVWDKLKDRAPLPNMLAYADSNRDNGMAVSWTRTLEPNMTADYSLITSFSPKGQVALSSATCAVAQPGADSTATRTIGVTITNPNRDVKSVQTVIATLSDDATYVPQSASGAPEPTVAGKVLTFKDLELPANGSVKFSFLITGSAEVTPLVKISGTTTSGAAIAESDTSASSTCDFPELPTPEQPQPTPEQPQPTVEQSQPTPEQPQSTAEQPQPAGGKSTDGTKLASTGANTGVAIALVGLLGIAGVGLVVARRRAR, encoded by the coding sequence ATGCGCCTGTCCAAGAAACTGGTCATTGCTGCGCTCGGCTCCGCGACCCTCGTTCTCAACCCGTTGGCGGCCCTTGCGGCTGGTCCCACGATTGAGGATACGGACGGACCGCTCGTTCGGATCGCCATATCCGACACGCTCAACTGCTCGATCAACTACAAGGGCGATAGGTACAACGAGTTCTACAACGATAACTCCACTACGGATCCAGCCGACTGTGGAACGTTCCTCGCTGTAGGATCTGAGCTCTTCGGTCCGGGGGAGCTGAATTCGCGTCAGGCACGGTCTATGAGTGCGATCGCCTGGACACCGGTCTCGCAATCCAAGTCAGGAACGGGCACTCAAGCCGATCCGTGGGTCCTCACGACTGTCGTTCGCGGCGGCGGATTCGAGATTACGCAGACGGACACCTACTCCACGGGCAATGACTTCTACGCGACGACCTCGTCGGTGAAGAACATTTCGGATGTCGCTCAGGACTTTACTCTCTACCACGCGGCGGATTGCTACCTCCAGGACGATGATTACGGCTTCGGCGAGTACGACGCGAACACGGGGACGGTCATCTGCCGAGCGAAGGATCCGGAAACCGGTGGGCATTCGGATCGTGGCCGAGTCGAGCAGTTCGTCCCGACGACCGCCGGTTCGAACTACTACTACGGTGGCTTTTACGAGGTCTGGGATAAGCTCAAGGATCGTGCGCCGCTGCCCAACATGCTCGCGTACGCAGATTCCAACCGAGATAACGGCATGGCTGTGAGCTGGACTCGTACGCTCGAGCCGAATATGACGGCCGACTACTCTCTCATCACCTCCTTCTCGCCGAAGGGCCAGGTCGCGCTGTCCTCCGCGACGTGCGCCGTCGCCCAGCCGGGCGCCGACTCCACCGCGACGCGCACCATCGGAGTGACGATCACGAATCCGAACCGTGATGTCAAGTCGGTTCAGACGGTCATTGCGACCCTGTCGGACGATGCTACCTACGTTCCCCAGTCGGCCAGCGGTGCCCCCGAGCCGACGGTCGCGGGTAAGGTGCTGACCTTCAAGGATCTGGAGCTTCCCGCCAACGGGTCGGTGAAGTTCTCGTTCCTTATCACTGGCAGCGCTGAGGTTACTCCGCTCGTGAAGATCTCGGGGACGACGACGAGTGGCGCAGCCATCGCCGAGTCCGATACCTCGGCGTCTTCGACGTGTGATTTCCCCGAGCTTCCGACTCCCGAGCAGCCCCAGCCGACTCCCGAGCAGCCCCAGCCGACTGTCGAGCAGTCGCAGCCCACCCCTGAGCAGCCGCAGTCGACTGCCGAGCAGCCCCAGCCTGCGGGTGGCAAGAGCACTGACGGCACCAAGCTGGCCAGCACCGGCGCGAACACCGGTGTTGCCATCGCGCTCGTTGGCCTGCTCGGCATCGCCGGCGTCGGCCTCGTCGTGGCGAGGCGCCGCGCACGCTGA
- the rpsG gene encoding 30S ribosomal protein S7 — protein MPRKGPAPRRPLVDDPVYGSKVVTQLVNRVLLDGKKTVAERIVYGALETVRERTEQEPVSVLKRALENIRPALEVRSRRVGGATYQVPVEVRPARATTLALRWLVDFSRQRREKTMTERLANEILDASNGLGAAVKRREDMHKMAESNRAFAHYRW, from the coding sequence ATGCCTCGTAAGGGCCCCGCTCCCCGTCGCCCCCTCGTCGATGACCCGGTTTACGGCTCCAAGGTCGTGACCCAGCTGGTCAACCGCGTTCTCCTCGACGGCAAGAAGACCGTCGCCGAGCGCATCGTCTACGGCGCACTTGAAACCGTTCGCGAGCGCACCGAGCAGGAGCCCGTCTCCGTGCTCAAGCGCGCTCTCGAGAACATTCGTCCGGCCCTCGAGGTCCGCTCCCGCCGCGTCGGCGGTGCGACCTACCAGGTCCCCGTCGAGGTTCGCCCCGCGCGCGCCACGACGCTGGCCCTGCGCTGGCTGGTTGACTTCTCGCGTCAGCGTCGCGAGAAGACCATGACCGAGCGTCTCGCCAACGAGATCCTCGACGCCTCCAACGGCCTCGGTGCCGCTGTGAAGCGCCGTGAGGACATGCACAAGATGGCTGAGTCCAACCGCGCCTTCGCGCACTACCGCTGGTGA
- the rplC gene encoding 50S ribosomal protein L3 yields the protein MTNKKQHAGAPIKALLGRKLGMTQVWDADGHLVPLTVVQVGTNVVTQVRTEEVDGYSAIQLGFGEIDSRKVTKPLQGHFEKAGVAPRRHLVEVRTSEHDSYELGQELDATTFEAGEGVDVSGTTKGKGFAGVMKRHGFAGVSASHGAHRNHRKPGSIGACATPGRIFKGLRMAGRMGGNRRTVQNLTIQAVDAEKGLLLISGAIPGPKNGVVLVRSSVKGA from the coding sequence ATGACTAACAAGAAGCAGCACGCTGGCGCGCCCATCAAGGCGCTGCTCGGCCGCAAGCTCGGCATGACCCAGGTGTGGGATGCCGACGGCCACCTCGTGCCCCTGACTGTCGTGCAGGTCGGCACCAACGTCGTGACCCAGGTTCGTACCGAAGAGGTCGACGGCTACTCCGCTATTCAGCTTGGCTTCGGTGAGATCGACTCCCGTAAGGTCACCAAGCCCCTCCAGGGCCACTTCGAGAAGGCCGGGGTTGCCCCCCGTCGCCACCTCGTTGAGGTCCGCACGTCCGAGCATGACTCTTACGAGCTCGGCCAGGAACTCGACGCCACCACCTTCGAGGCTGGCGAAGGCGTCGACGTCTCCGGCACCACCAAGGGCAAGGGTTTTGCCGGCGTTATGAAGCGTCACGGCTTCGCTGGCGTTTCCGCCTCCCACGGTGCGCACCGCAACCACCGCAAGCCCGGCTCGATCGGCGCCTGCGCAACTCCCGGTCGCATCTTCAAGGGCCTGCGTATGGCCGGCCGCATGGGTGGCAACCGTCGTACTGTCCAGAACCTGACGATCCAGGCCGTGGACGCCGAGAAGGGCCTGCTGCTCATCAGCGGCGCCATCCCGGGTCCGAAGAACGGCGTGGTCCTGGTTCGCTCCTCCGTGAAGGGTGCGTGA
- the rpsL gene encoding 30S ribosomal protein S12, producing the protein MPTIQQLVRKGRVSKRAKVKTPALKGSPQRRGVCTRVYTTTPRKPNSALRKVARVRLSSGIEVTAYIPGEGHNLQEHSIVLVRGGRVKDLPGVRYRIVRGSLDTQGVRGRQQARSRYGAKKEKK; encoded by the coding sequence GTGCCTACCATTCAGCAGCTCGTCCGCAAGGGACGTGTCTCGAAGCGCGCGAAGGTGAAGACCCCCGCGCTGAAGGGCTCCCCCCAGCGTCGCGGCGTGTGCACCCGTGTGTACACCACTACGCCGAGGAAGCCGAACTCGGCTCTGCGAAAGGTCGCTCGTGTGCGCCTTTCGTCCGGCATCGAAGTCACCGCCTACATCCCCGGTGAGGGCCACAACCTGCAGGAGCACTCGATCGTGCTCGTGCGCGGTGGTCGTGTGAAGGACCTGCCCGGCGTGCGTTACCGCATCGTCCGCGGCTCGCTCGACACCCAGGGTGTCCGCGGCCGTCAGCAGGCTCGTTCCCGTTACGGCGCGAAGAAGGAGAAGAAGTAA
- a CDS encoding glycoside hydrolase family 3 C-terminal domain-containing protein, protein MLSINWSDVWKMVESIKVPLIVIGVALALAIIVSLAVFKMGKPARKLTRSTAWIAAFVAVVVAVVSMMYGGFKTVLDLAAGTGALTDASKAQVEDLGNDISDEGMVLLKNQGGALPLAKGSAINVWGWGSTNPIYGGTGSGSLSKDNPTTTLLDGLHNAGFTTNDELTNLYTSYRAERPEVGMFKADWSLPEPTQDKYSDDLLSNATAFGDTAVVTIARSGGEGFDLPRDVNKEMADNPYFSYTNNSEEYTDFEDGQGYLELTRPEKDMIELAKKTSTKTIVVINAANVFQLGDLQDDPEIDAIVWAIPGGQVGFNALGRILDGEVNPSAKTPDTFPRVIKAGPAANNFGDFQYTNMTEFAQDDPFNKGTQTQPSFVNYNDSIYVGYRWYETAAAEGVIDYGNEVVYPFGYGLSYTTFSQSMGDISVDEATGAMSADVTVTNTGQVAGKDIVQIYDNPPYTDGGIEKASANLLSYEKTKLLEPGESQTLTVTWNRDALASYDSVNAKAYVLEAGDYKISARSNSHDVIDQKTYTVDATQTFNTADNTHDGDKVVATNQFDDAKGDVTYLSRAGRFANLAEATAAPTNFEMSEASKAKFLATSNYDAAAADADSSATMPTTGAKNGLVLGDLAGLDYDDPKWDQLLDQLTVKEMNTLISKGGYGSPAISSIGKLRVSDVDGPASLNNNFTGVGSIGLPSAVSVAATFNKELARSFGDAIGTMAHDMQVSGWYAPATNTHRYAYAGRNFEYFSEDPVLAGSQVAEEIKGAQAKGVYAFLKHFALNDQETNRTHMLATWTNEQAMREIYLRSFEIGVKDGGAHAIMSAFNYIGPEYAGANSALLKNVLRDEWGFRGMVLTDYFAGMGYQNADQITRNGGDIMLATIDMPIATVNVQDAAGVTAMRGASHNILYTVANSWMYENGQPEVTRNAWEYITWVVAGIIILSLLGLEVVAIRRYRSRKAQAVITVEPNASIDEAGAQTAEE, encoded by the coding sequence ATGCTTTCCATCAACTGGTCTGATGTGTGGAAGATGGTTGAGTCGATCAAGGTCCCCTTGATCGTCATCGGCGTGGCGCTGGCGCTCGCCATCATCGTCTCCCTCGCTGTTTTCAAGATGGGCAAGCCTGCCCGTAAGCTCACGCGCTCGACCGCGTGGATCGCAGCGTTTGTTGCGGTTGTCGTTGCGGTCGTGTCGATGATGTACGGCGGCTTCAAGACGGTGCTCGACCTGGCGGCCGGCACGGGCGCCCTCACGGACGCGTCGAAGGCCCAGGTTGAGGACCTGGGCAACGACATTTCTGACGAGGGCATGGTCCTCCTGAAGAACCAGGGAGGCGCCCTGCCTCTCGCCAAGGGCTCCGCGATCAACGTGTGGGGTTGGGGCTCGACGAACCCGATCTACGGCGGCACCGGTTCCGGCTCGCTGTCGAAGGACAACCCGACGACGACCCTCCTCGACGGCCTGCACAACGCTGGCTTCACCACGAACGACGAGCTGACGAACCTGTACACCTCCTACCGTGCCGAGCGCCCCGAGGTCGGCATGTTCAAGGCCGACTGGTCGCTGCCCGAGCCCACGCAGGACAAGTACTCTGACGACCTGCTCTCCAACGCCACCGCCTTCGGTGATACCGCGGTCGTGACGATCGCCCGCTCGGGCGGAGAGGGCTTCGACCTGCCGCGCGATGTCAATAAGGAGATGGCTGACAACCCGTACTTCAGCTACACGAACAACTCCGAGGAGTACACGGACTTCGAGGATGGTCAGGGCTACCTCGAGCTGACGCGTCCCGAGAAGGACATGATCGAGCTGGCGAAGAAGACGTCGACGAAGACGATCGTCGTCATCAACGCTGCCAACGTCTTCCAGCTCGGCGACCTTCAGGACGACCCGGAGATCGACGCGATCGTGTGGGCGATCCCCGGCGGCCAGGTTGGATTCAACGCGCTGGGCCGCATCCTGGACGGCGAAGTCAACCCCTCGGCGAAGACCCCCGACACGTTCCCGCGTGTCATCAAGGCGGGCCCCGCGGCCAACAACTTCGGCGACTTCCAGTACACGAACATGACGGAGTTCGCCCAGGACGACCCCTTCAACAAGGGCACCCAGACGCAGCCGTCCTTCGTCAACTACAACGACTCGATCTACGTCGGCTACCGCTGGTACGAGACGGCCGCCGCTGAGGGCGTCATCGACTACGGCAACGAGGTCGTCTACCCCTTCGGCTACGGCCTGTCCTACACGACGTTTTCCCAGTCGATGGGCGACATCTCGGTTGACGAGGCCACGGGAGCCATGTCCGCGGACGTGACCGTCACGAACACGGGCCAGGTCGCCGGCAAGGACATCGTCCAGATCTACGACAACCCGCCCTACACGGACGGTGGCATCGAAAAGGCTTCTGCGAACCTGCTGTCGTACGAGAAGACGAAGCTGCTGGAGCCCGGTGAGTCCCAGACGCTGACGGTCACGTGGAACCGTGATGCGCTCGCTTCCTACGACTCGGTGAATGCGAAGGCCTACGTGCTCGAGGCCGGCGACTACAAGATCTCCGCGCGCTCCAACTCACACGACGTCATCGATCAAAAGACGTACACGGTGGATGCGACGCAGACCTTCAACACCGCCGACAACACGCACGACGGTGACAAGGTCGTGGCCACCAACCAGTTCGACGACGCGAAGGGTGACGTCACCTACCTGTCGCGTGCGGGCCGCTTCGCCAACCTGGCGGAGGCTACCGCGGCTCCTACGAACTTCGAGATGAGCGAGGCCAGCAAGGCGAAGTTCCTTGCGACGTCGAACTATGATGCGGCAGCCGCCGACGCCGACAGTAGTGCGACGATGCCCACCACGGGCGCGAAGAATGGCCTCGTCCTGGGTGACCTCGCGGGCCTCGATTACGACGACCCGAAGTGGGATCAGCTCCTCGACCAGCTCACCGTCAAGGAAATGAACACCCTCATCTCCAAGGGCGGCTACGGTTCCCCGGCGATCTCCTCGATCGGCAAGCTGCGCGTCTCCGACGTGGACGGCCCCGCCTCGCTGAACAACAACTTCACGGGCGTCGGCTCGATCGGCCTGCCCTCCGCGGTGTCTGTGGCGGCGACCTTTAACAAGGAGCTCGCGCGTTCCTTCGGTGATGCGATCGGCACGATGGCGCACGACATGCAGGTCTCGGGCTGGTACGCGCCGGCCACGAACACGCACCGCTACGCTTACGCGGGCCGTAACTTCGAGTACTTCTCGGAGGATCCGGTCCTGGCCGGCTCGCAGGTCGCCGAGGAGATCAAGGGCGCCCAGGCCAAGGGTGTGTACGCCTTCCTCAAGCACTTTGCTCTCAACGATCAGGAAACCAACCGCACGCACATGCTGGCGACCTGGACAAACGAGCAGGCAATGCGCGAAATCTACCTGCGTTCCTTCGAGATCGGCGTCAAGGATGGCGGCGCACACGCGATCATGAGCGCGTTCAACTACATCGGCCCCGAGTACGCGGGTGCCAACTCGGCGCTGCTGAAGAATGTCCTGCGCGACGAGTGGGGCTTCCGCGGCATGGTCCTCACCGACTACTTCGCGGGCATGGGCTACCAGAACGCGGACCAGATCACCCGTAACGGCGGCGACATCATGCTGGCCACGATCGACATGCCGATCGCCACGGTCAACGTGCAGGATGCCGCGGGCGTGACCGCGATGCGCGGTGCGTCGCACAACATCCTCTACACGGTTGCCAACTCGTGGATGTACGAGAACGGCCAGCCCGAGGTCACGCGCAACGCGTGGGAGTACATCACGTGGGTGGTTGCGGGAATCATCATCCTGTCGCTGCTGGGCCTTGAGGTGGTGGCGATCCGTCGCTACCGCAGCCGCAAGGCGCAGGCCGTGATCACCGTCGAGCCCAACGCTTCGATCGACGAGGCCGGGGCGCAGACGGCGGAAGAGTGA
- the fusA gene encoding elongation factor G produces MALEVLTDLNKVRNIGIMAHIDAGKTTVTERILFYTGINYKIGETHDGASTTDWMEQEKERGITITSAAVTSFWNGNQINIIDTPGHVDFTVEVERSLRVLDGAVAVFDGKEGVEPQSETVWRQADKYDVPRICFINKMDKMGADFYFSVGTIRDRLHATPIVMQLPMGAENDFVGNIDLLTMEALTYPAKDDKGNDTLGSVVERGPIPAEYQEKAEEYREALVEAAAEGSDELTEAYLENGELTLEQIKEGIRLLTISSRAFPVYCGTALRNMGVQPVLDAVVDFLPSPLDIGDVRGFLPGSETEEETEVRKPDENEPFSALAFKIAAHPFYGKLTFIRVYSGKVESGAQVLNSTKGKKERIGKIFQMHSNKENPVDVAHAGHIYAVIGLKDTTTGDTLSAMDKPIVLESMTFPAPVIQVAVEPKSKADQEKMGVAIQKLAEEDPTFTVELDAETGQTIIGGMGELHLDIIVDRMRREFKVEANVGNPMVAYRETIRKTVEKYEYTHKKQTGGSGQFARVIIALEPLPADSEEEYMFEDKVTGGRVPREYIPSVDAGIKDAMQSGVLAGYPMVDIKATLLDGAYHEVDSSEMAFKVAGSMALKEAAKKANPVLLEPIMAVEVRTPEEYMGDVIGDLNSRRGQISSMDEQHGVRVVKAQVPLSEMFGYVGDLRSKTQGRAVYSMEFDSYAEVPRAVADEIVGKSRGN; encoded by the coding sequence GTGGCACTAGAGGTGCTGACGGATCTCAACAAGGTCCGCAACATTGGCATCATGGCTCACATCGATGCCGGCAAGACGACCGTGACGGAACGCATCCTGTTCTACACGGGCATCAACTACAAGATCGGCGAGACGCACGATGGCGCCTCGACGACCGACTGGATGGAACAGGAAAAGGAACGCGGCATCACGATTACGTCCGCCGCCGTTACCTCTTTCTGGAACGGTAACCAGATCAACATCATTGACACCCCCGGTCACGTTGACTTCACCGTTGAGGTTGAGCGCTCGCTGCGCGTCCTCGACGGCGCTGTCGCCGTGTTCGACGGCAAGGAGGGCGTTGAGCCCCAGTCCGAGACCGTGTGGCGTCAGGCCGACAAGTACGACGTCCCCCGTATCTGCTTCATCAACAAGATGGACAAGATGGGCGCCGACTTCTACTTCTCGGTTGGTACCATCCGCGACCGCCTGCACGCGACCCCGATCGTCATGCAGCTCCCGATGGGCGCCGAGAACGACTTCGTCGGCAACATCGACCTGCTGACCATGGAGGCCCTGACCTACCCGGCCAAGGACGACAAGGGCAACGACACGCTCGGCTCCGTCGTCGAGCGCGGCCCGATCCCCGCCGAGTACCAGGAAAAGGCTGAAGAGTACCGTGAGGCACTCGTTGAGGCCGCCGCCGAGGGCTCTGATGAGCTGACTGAGGCCTACCTGGAGAACGGCGAGCTGACGCTTGAGCAGATCAAGGAAGGCATCCGCCTCCTGACCATCTCCTCGCGCGCGTTCCCCGTGTACTGCGGTACCGCTCTGCGCAACATGGGCGTGCAGCCCGTCCTCGACGCCGTCGTGGACTTCCTGCCCTCCCCGCTCGATATCGGCGACGTTCGCGGCTTCCTCCCCGGCTCTGAGACCGAGGAAGAGACCGAGGTTCGTAAGCCCGACGAGAACGAGCCCTTCTCGGCTCTGGCGTTCAAGATCGCCGCTCACCCCTTCTACGGCAAGCTCACCTTCATCCGCGTGTACTCCGGTAAGGTCGAGTCCGGCGCCCAGGTCCTCAACTCGACCAAGGGCAAGAAGGAGCGCATCGGTAAGATCTTCCAGATGCACTCGAACAAGGAGAACCCCGTCGACGTGGCGCACGCTGGCCACATCTACGCGGTGATCGGCCTCAAGGACACCACAACCGGCGACACCCTGTCCGCGATGGACAAGCCGATCGTCCTCGAGTCGATGACGTTCCCCGCCCCCGTTATCCAGGTCGCCGTCGAGCCCAAGTCGAAGGCCGACCAGGAGAAGATGGGCGTCGCCATCCAGAAGCTGGCGGAAGAGGACCCGACGTTCACCGTCGAGCTCGACGCTGAGACCGGCCAGACCATCATCGGTGGTATGGGTGAGCTCCACCTCGACATCATCGTCGACCGTATGCGTCGCGAGTTCAAGGTCGAGGCCAACGTGGGTAACCCGATGGTTGCCTACCGCGAGACCATCCGCAAGACGGTCGAAAAGTACGAATACACGCACAAGAAGCAGACCGGTGGTTCCGGTCAGTTCGCGCGTGTCATCATCGCCCTGGAGCCCCTCCCGGCCGACTCCGAGGAAGAGTACATGTTCGAGGACAAGGTCACCGGTGGCCGCGTTCCTCGCGAGTACATCCCGTCGGTCGACGCGGGCATCAAGGACGCCATGCAGTCCGGCGTTCTCGCCGGCTACCCGATGGTCGACATCAAGGCCACGCTGCTCGACGGCGCCTACCACGAGGTTGACTCCTCCGAAATGGCGTTCAAGGTTGCTGGCTCGATGGCGCTGAAGGAAGCTGCTAAGAAGGCTAACCCCGTCCTCCTCGAGCCGATCATGGCCGTTGAGGTTCGTACTCCCGAGGAGTACATGGGCGATGTCATCGGCGACCTCAACTCTCGCCGTGGCCAGATCTCGTCGATGGACGAGCAGCACGGCGTGCGCGTCGTCAAGGCTCAGGTCCCGCTGTCCGAGATGTTCGGATACGTTGGCGACCTGCGCTCCAAGACGCAGGGCCGCGCTGTCTACTCCATGGAGTTCGACAGCTACGCCGAGGTTCCGCGCGCCGTCGCGGACGAGATCGTCGGCAAGTCTCGGGGCAACTGA
- the rpsJ gene encoding 30S ribosomal protein S10 — protein sequence MAGQKIRIRLKSYDHEVIDSSARKIVDTVQRAGATVVGPVPLPTEKNVFVVIRSPHKYKDSREHFEMRTHKRLIDIIDPTPKAVDSLMRLDLPADVNIEIKL from the coding sequence ATGGCGGGACAGAAGATCCGCATCCGGCTCAAGTCGTATGACCACGAGGTCATCGACAGCTCCGCGCGCAAGATCGTGGACACCGTACAGCGTGCTGGCGCCACGGTCGTGGGCCCGGTGCCGCTGCCGACCGAGAAGAACGTTTTCGTCGTTATTCGGTCGCCCCACAAGTACAAGGACAGCCGCGAGCACTTTGAAATGCGCACGCACAAGCGGCTCATCGACATCATCGATCCGACCCCCAAGGCCGTCGACTCGCTCATGCGCCTCGACCTGCCTGCGGACGTCAACATCGAGATCAAGCTCTGA